The Cupriavidus nantongensis genome has a segment encoding these proteins:
- a CDS encoding ABC transporter ATP-binding protein, which yields MLEIRNLTKKFGGLTAVHDVSVTFEQGHINAIIGPNGAGKTTFFNLVAGTHAPSSGQILFKGQDIAGLRADQIARLGVARTFQATALFDRATVLDNLIVGHRLRTRSGLGDVLFNTRRLREEERLCRDKAEAALDFVGLSHLAHEVAADITQEARKRVAFALALATDPELLLLDEPAGGVNPEETVGLAELIRKMVRHGKTVCLIEHKMDMIMRLADKIMVLNYGEKIAEGTPAQIQQDPHVIEAYLGADHVAA from the coding sequence ATGCTTGAGATCCGCAACCTGACCAAGAAATTCGGCGGCCTGACCGCGGTGCACGATGTCTCGGTCACCTTCGAACAGGGCCATATCAACGCCATCATCGGCCCCAACGGCGCCGGCAAGACCACCTTCTTCAACCTGGTCGCCGGCACCCATGCGCCCTCCTCCGGACAGATCCTGTTCAAGGGCCAGGACATCGCCGGCCTGCGCGCCGACCAGATCGCGCGGCTGGGCGTGGCCCGCACCTTCCAGGCTACCGCGCTGTTCGACCGCGCCACCGTGCTCGACAACCTGATCGTCGGCCACCGGCTGCGCACCCGTTCCGGCCTGGGCGACGTGCTGTTCAACACCCGCCGCCTGCGCGAGGAAGAGCGGCTGTGCCGCGACAAGGCCGAGGCCGCGCTGGACTTCGTCGGCCTGTCGCACCTGGCGCACGAGGTCGCCGCCGACATCACGCAGGAGGCGCGCAAGCGCGTGGCGTTCGCGCTGGCGCTGGCGACCGACCCGGAACTGCTGCTGCTCGACGAGCCTGCTGGCGGCGTCAACCCGGAAGAGACCGTCGGCCTGGCTGAACTGATCCGCAAAATGGTGCGCCATGGCAAGACGGTCTGCCTGATCGAACACAAGATGGACATGATCATGCGGCTGGCCGACAAGATCATGGTGCTGAACTACGGCGAGAAGATCGCCGAAGGCACGCCCGCGCAGATCCAGCAGGATCCGCATGTCATCGAGGCCTACCTGGGAGCCGACCATGTTGCAGCTTGA
- a CDS encoding ABC transporter ATP-binding protein, which translates to MLQLERVSLSYGSFRALDNITLHAGAGELVVLLGANGAGKSSIFLAMSAIHRISGGSMRFDGRELSGMKPSQIVQAGLVHCPEGRKLFPAMSVEKNLVLGAYVHRRDGAGIRKTLDEVYELFPILRQKKDDAAGSLSGGQQQMVALGRALMSRPRALLLDEPSLGLAPLVVKQMFEIIQRINRAGTTVLLAEQNAYAALGIAHRAYVIESGRIVMEGDRDALLKDEGIRKAYIGG; encoded by the coding sequence ATGTTGCAGCTTGAACGCGTCTCGCTGTCGTACGGCAGCTTCCGCGCCCTCGACAACATCACCCTGCACGCCGGCGCCGGCGAGCTGGTGGTGCTGCTCGGCGCCAACGGCGCCGGCAAGAGCTCGATCTTCCTGGCGATGAGCGCGATCCACCGCATCAGCGGCGGCAGCATGCGCTTCGACGGGCGCGAGCTGTCCGGCATGAAGCCGTCGCAGATCGTGCAGGCGGGGCTGGTGCATTGCCCCGAGGGCCGCAAGCTGTTCCCGGCGATGAGCGTGGAGAAGAACCTGGTGCTGGGCGCCTACGTGCACCGGCGCGACGGCGCTGGCATCCGCAAGACGCTGGACGAAGTCTATGAACTGTTCCCGATCCTGCGGCAGAAGAAGGACGATGCGGCCGGCTCGCTGTCCGGCGGGCAGCAGCAGATGGTGGCGCTGGGACGCGCGCTGATGAGCCGCCCGCGCGCGCTGCTGCTCGACGAACCGTCGCTGGGGCTGGCGCCGCTGGTGGTCAAGCAGATGTTCGAGATCATCCAGCGCATCAACCGCGCGGGCACCACGGTGCTGCTGGCGGAGCAGAACGCCTATGCGGCGCTGGGCATCGCGCATCGCGCCTATGTGATCGAAAGCGGCAGGATCGTGATGGAGGGGGATCGCGATGCGCTGTTGAAGGATGAAGGGATACGCAAGGCGTATATCGGAGGATAG
- a CDS encoding ABC transporter substrate-binding protein, producing the protein MQNNLMRRIFPLAATAVAAMLASGAALAQEVVKIGYTGPLSGGAALYGKNVLSGVQMAVDEINAAGLEVKGKKVKLEVVALDDKYSPAEAAINGRRLVQQHKTPAVFVPHSGGIFALQAFNEQEKFLVMAYSSVPRITDAGNKLTIRIPPAYTGYIEPFIKAQMKRYGKNVALAPADHDYAKAWVQAFLPAWEAAGGKVVANNPMSYTKATDFYSGVSRAISEKPDVMFVGGPSEPTALVVKQARELGFKGGFIVMDQAKMDEMARVTNGLGMLEGSIGVLPLVNDSRPAAQAFNARYKKLHDGRDATTEMSLNYTMVYALAGAMKLAGTTSDAAAIRAKMPDAVKGLAKEVNPNEVDGIDAKGGSMADTVVGWVQNGKISQVRLSELAK; encoded by the coding sequence ATGCAAAACAACCTCATGCGCCGCATCTTCCCGCTGGCCGCCACCGCCGTGGCCGCGATGCTGGCCTCGGGCGCCGCGCTGGCGCAGGAAGTGGTCAAGATCGGCTACACCGGCCCGCTTTCCGGCGGCGCCGCGCTGTATGGCAAGAACGTGCTGTCGGGCGTGCAGATGGCCGTCGACGAGATCAATGCCGCGGGCCTGGAAGTCAAGGGCAAGAAGGTCAAGCTGGAGGTGGTGGCGCTGGACGACAAGTACTCGCCCGCCGAGGCCGCCATCAACGGGCGCCGCCTGGTGCAGCAGCACAAGACCCCGGCGGTGTTCGTGCCGCATTCGGGCGGCATCTTCGCGCTGCAGGCCTTCAACGAACAGGAGAAATTCCTGGTGATGGCCTACTCCAGCGTGCCGCGCATCACCGACGCCGGCAACAAGCTGACCATCCGCATCCCGCCGGCCTATACCGGCTATATCGAGCCGTTTATCAAGGCGCAGATGAAGCGCTACGGCAAGAACGTGGCGCTGGCCCCGGCCGACCACGACTACGCCAAGGCCTGGGTGCAGGCCTTCCTGCCCGCGTGGGAGGCCGCCGGCGGCAAGGTGGTGGCGAACAACCCGATGTCGTACACCAAGGCCACCGACTTCTACAGCGGCGTGTCGCGCGCCATCAGCGAAAAGCCGGACGTGATGTTCGTCGGCGGCCCGTCGGAGCCGACCGCGCTGGTGGTCAAGCAGGCGCGCGAGCTGGGCTTCAAGGGCGGCTTTATCGTGATGGACCAGGCCAAGATGGACGAGATGGCCCGCGTCACCAACGGCCTGGGCATGCTGGAGGGCTCGATCGGCGTGCTGCCGCTGGTCAACGACAGCCGTCCCGCTGCGCAGGCCTTCAACGCCCGCTACAAGAAGCTGCATGACGGGCGCGATGCCACCACCGAGATGTCGCTGAACTACACCATGGTGTATGCGCTGGCCGGGGCGATGAAGCTGGCCGGCACCACCAGCGACGCGGCGGCGATCCGCGCGAAGATGCCGGATGCGGTCAAGGGCCTGGCCAAGGAGGTCAATCCCAACGAAGTCGACGGCATCGACGCCAAGGGCGGCTCGATGGCCGACACCGTGGTCGGCTGGGTGCAGAACGGCAAGATCTCGCAGGTCCGCTTGTCCGAGCTGGCGAAGTAA